A window from Bubalus kerabau isolate K-KA32 ecotype Philippines breed swamp buffalo chromosome 5, PCC_UOA_SB_1v2, whole genome shotgun sequence encodes these proteins:
- the WDR74 gene encoding LOW QUALITY PROTEIN: WD repeat-containing protein 74 (The sequence of the model RefSeq protein was modified relative to this genomic sequence to represent the inferred CDS: deleted 1 base in 1 codon), whose product MLVTQALRRKCEPWVPELRYGGCGCTLEPVWVGTDTGILKGVNLQRKQAANFTASEQPRREEAVSALCWGAGGETQILVGCADGTVKRFSTEEGRFQGQRPCPGGEGTFRGLAQVDGTLITCVDSGILRVWPDKDKEASSDPLLELRVGPGVCRMRQDPARPHIVATGGKENALKVWDLQGSEEPLFRAKNVRNDWLDLRVPIWDQDIQFLPESQKLVTCTGYHQVRVYDPASPQRRPVLEATYGEYPLTAMTLTPEGNSVIVGNTHGQLAEIDLRQGRLLGCLKGLAGSVRGLQCHPSKPLLASCGLDRVLRIHRIRNPRGLEHKVYLKSQLNCLLLSGRDNWEDEPQEPQEPNKVPSEDTETDELWASLEAAAKRKLPNWEQTQGALQARRRKKKRPGSTSS is encoded by the exons ATGCTGGTGACGCAGGCGCTGCGCCGGAAGTGTGAGCCTTGGGTTCCCGAGCTCCGCTATGGCGGCTGCGGCTGCACGCTGGAACCA GTGTGGGTTGGCACCGACACTGGCATCCTGAAAG GAGTGAACCTTCAGCGCAAACAGGCGGCGAACTTCACGGCGTCAGAACAGCCGCGGCGCGAAGAGGCGGTGAGCGCCCTGTGTTGGGGTGCGGGCGGCGAGACACAG ATCCTAGTGGGCTGTGCCGATGGGACAGTGAAGCGCTTCAGCACAGAGGAAGGCAGGTTCCAGGGCCAGAGGCCATGTCCTGGAGGGGAGGGCACGTTCCGAGGCCTCGCCCAGGTCGACGG CACCCTCATCACATGTGTGGATTCTGGGATTCTTCGAGTCTGGCCTGACAAGGACAAGGAGGCATCCTCTGACCCA CTCCTGGAACTGAGGGTGGGCCCTGGGGTATGTAGGATGCGTCAAGACCCAGCACGCCCCCACATCGTTGCCACAGGTGGGAAGGAGAATGCTCTGAAGGTGTGGGACCTGCAGGGATCTGAGGAGCCTTTGTTCAGGGCCAAGAAC GTACGGAATGATTGGCTCGACCTGCGGGTTCCCATCTGGGACCAGGACATACAGTTCCTTCCAGAGTCACAGAAGCTCGTCACCTGTACAGGGTACCACCAA GTCCGTGTCTATGATCCAGCCTCCCCTCAGCGCAGGCCAGTCCTCGAGGCCACCTACGGAGAGTACCCGCTGACAGCCATGACCCTCACTCCGGAGGGCAA TTCAGTAATTGTGGGGAATACTCATGGGCAGCTGGCAGAAATTGACCTTCGGCAAG GGCGCCTGCTGGGCTGTCTAAAGGGACTGGCAGGCAGCGTCCGAGGGTTGCAGTGCCACCCTTCAAAGCCCCTACTAGCCTCCTGTGGTTTGGACAGAGTCTTGAGGATACACAGGATCCGGAATCCACGGGGCCTGGAGCATAAG GTTTATCTCAAATCTCAATTGAACTGTCTCCTCCTGTCAGGCAGGGATAACTGGGAG GATGAACCGCAAGAGCCTCAGGAGCCCAACAAGGTGCCCTCAGAAGACACAGAGACAGATGAACTTTGGGCGTCCTTGGAGGCAGCTGCCAAGCGGAAGCTCCCCAATTGGGAGCAGACCCAGGGCGCTCTCCAAGCCAGACGGAGAAAGAAGAAACGGCCTGGGTCCACCAGCTCCTGA
- the TEX54 gene encoding testis-expressed protein 54 gives MGCCQDKDFQTSDEQAKEAGSEGTDAESVEQRDRRSNESLLITVLWRRLSMFSRRGSSRSTKRQAVQNPKPASRIQECDQERIQEEPEKG, from the exons ATGGGCTGCTGCCAAGATAAGGACTTTCAGACTTCGGATGAGCAGGCCAAGGAGGCCGGGTCAGAAG GCACTGATGCGGAGTCGGTGGAGCAACGAGATCGCAGGTCGAACGAAAGTCTTTTGATCACTGTGCTGTGGCGGCGGCTATCCATGTTCAGCCGTCGGGGTTCCTCTCGGTCAACCAAGAGGCAGGCAGTCCAGAATCCAAAGCCGGCGAGTAGGATCCAGGAGTGCGATCAGGAGAGGATCCAGGAGGAGCCGGAGAAGGGATGA
- the STX5 gene encoding syntaxin-5 isoform X3, with protein sequence MIPRKRYGSKNTDQGVYLGLSKTQVLSPATAGSSSSDIAPLPPPVALVPPPPDTMSCRDRTQEFLSACKSLQSRQNGIQTNKPALRAVRQRSEFTLMAKRIGKDLSNTFAKLEKLTILAKRKSLFDDKAVEIEELTYIIKQDINSLNKQIAQLQDFVRAKGSQSGRHLQTHSNTIVVSLQSKLASMSNDFKSVLEVRTENLKQQRSRREQFSRAPVSALPLAPNHLGGGAVVLGAESRASGDVAIDMMDSRTSQQLQLIDEQDSYIQSRADTMQNIESTIVELGSIFQQLAHMVKEQEETIQSHSAVRVEINYKRRRRRRRRRNQL encoded by the exons ATGATCCCGCGGAAACGCTACGGATCTAAGAACACGGATCAGGGTGTCTACCTGGGTCTCTCAAAGACACAGGTCCTGTCCCCTGCAACTGCTGGCAGTAGCAGCAGCGACATCGCCCCTCTGCCCCCCCCAGTGGCCCTGGTCCCTCCCCCTCCCGACACCATGTCCTGCCGGGATCGGACCCAGGAGTTCCTGTCAGCCTGCAAGTCCCTGCAGAGCCGTCAG AATGGAATCCAGACAAACAAGCCGGCTCTGCGTGCTGTCCGGCAGCGCAGTGAATTTACCCTCATGGCCAA GCGCATTGGGAAAGACCTCAGCAACACATTTGCCAAGCTGGAGAAGCTGACAATCT TGGCAAAGCGCAAGTCCCTCTTTGATGATAAGGCAGTGGAAATTGAGGAGCTAACTTATATCATCAAACAG GACATCAATAGCCTCAACAAACAAATCGCCCAGCTTCAGGACTTCGTGAGGGCCAAGGGCAGCCAGAGTGGCCGGCACCTGCAAACCCATTCCAACACCATCGTGGTCTCCCTGCAG TCAAAACTGGCCTCCATGTCCAACGACTTCAAGTCAGTTTTAGAAGTGAGGACAGAG AACCTGAAGCAGCAGAGGAGCCGGCGGGAGCAGTTCTCCCGGGCGCCTGTATCAGCCCTGCCCCTTGCCCCAAACCACCTGG GGGGTGGTGCTGTGGTTTTGGGGGCGGAGTCCCGAGCCTCTGGGGATGTGGCCATTGACATGATGGACTCTAGGACCAGCCAGCAGCTGCAGCTCATTGACGAGCAG GATTCTTACATCCAGAGCCGGGCAGACACCATGCAGAACATTGAGTCCACAATTGTTGAGCTGGGCTCCATCTTCCAGCAATTGGCACACATGGTTAAGGAACAGGAAGAAACCATTCAGAG